A genomic stretch from Oreochromis aureus strain Israel breed Guangdong linkage group 17, ZZ_aureus, whole genome shotgun sequence includes:
- the LOC120434054 gene encoding uncharacterized protein LOC120434054 isoform X2, translating into MKQIYRVPFERNTERVKQLRYDYVQRVMELEADAMGHELLFLDEAGFNLSKTRRRGRNIIGHRAIINVPEKCGGNITMCAAISQNGVVHHHATIGSYNTAHIIAFLDTMHDMLTVQRPEQTRYVIIWDNVSFHRAALVHNWFTDHPSFMALNLPPYSPFLNPIEEFFSAWRWKVYDCHPHQQVALLQAMEACGGIDQASCQAWIRHSRRYFPRRLGLEDIACDVDEILWPDPERRHDVG; encoded by the exons ATGAAGCAAATTTACAGAGTTCCTTTCGAGAGAAACACAGAACGTGTAAAGCAACTGCGATATGACTATGTGCAG AGAGTGATGGAACTAGAAGCAGATGCAATGGGACATGAGCTACTTTTTCTGGATGAGGCTggttttaacctcagtaaaaccagGAGACGTGGCAGGAACATTATTGGACACCGTGCCATCATCAATGTCCCAGAAAAATGTGGTGGTAACATAACCATGTGTGCAGCTATAAGCCAAAATggtgttgttcaccatcatgcaaCCATAGGCTCAtacaacactgcacacattattGCATTCCTGGACACCATGCATGACATGCTCACTGTTCAGAGACCAGAGCAGACCCGATATGTCATCATATGGGACAATGTTAGTTTCCATAGGGCTGCTTTGGTCCACAACTGGTTTACAGACCACCCATCCTTCATGGCACTCAACCTCCCTCCATACTCTCCATTCTTAAATCCCATCGAGGAGTTCTTCTCTGCCTGGCGCTGGAAAGTGTACGACTGTCATCCTCATCAACAGGTAGCCCTTTTACAGGCAATGGAGGCATGTGGAGGTATTGACCAGGCATCATGTCAGGCCTGGATACGGCATTCAAGGAGATATTTTCCCCGGCGCCTTGGACTGGAGGATATCGCATGCGATGTGGACGAAATTTTGTGGCCGGACCCAGAAAGACGACATGATGTAGgctga
- the slc26a5 gene encoding prestin produces MDQEEVVAAAAREDEASQLIYRIERPVYNETLIQTKLLKRKEDTTTNCQKLAEKFQCSSEKAKSAALSFMPILSWLPSYPVRKYLFSDVVSGLSTGVVQLPQGLAYAMLAAVPPVYGLYSSFYPVLLYTFFGTSRHISVGTFAVISLMIGGVAVREAPDSMYMNINATGSNASDAINVELRDKSRVQVAVMVTTLAGLIQIVLGLLRFGFVAIYLTEPLVRGFTTAASMHVVISQLKYLLGVETQRYSGFLSAIYSVKAVLSRITSTNIATFLLGLGCIIFLYVIKVLNERFKKKLPIPIPGEIIVVIVSTSISYGLSLSKEYKVHVVGNIPTGLRPPAAPNISLLPNLVTDSFAIAIVGFSMDVSLAKIFALKHGYSVDGNQELIALGLCNFISSFFQTFAVTCSMSRSLVQESTGGKTQIAGLLASLLVLVVVVAIGFVFEPLPQTALAAIIMVNLIGMFKQFRDIPSLWRTSKIELAIWVIAFIASVLLGLDYGLLVAVTFAILTVIYRTQSPKSSILGHVANTGLYCDVDEYEEAAEYEGIKIFHSNSSIYFANSDLYVNSLKEKTGLNPEHLQAARKAQKKQKEKANSNQSSPLKICAKYKDEAVTHEVLPQGHVAVAEDQKNGQFGDRHGDSASEEAVFLEPFSTVHSIILDWTSATFIDSVGAKAIRQVIKEYATVDVRVVIAGCNRNLLAELDTLKFFTKDLTTDILFPTVHDAVLHCQHSNSHPSVAAVSDMT; encoded by the exons ATGGATCAAGAAGAAGTGGTGGCTGCAGCAGCTCGAGAGGATGAAGCCTCCCAGCTGATTTACAGGATCGAGCGTCCTGTCTACAATGAAACTCTGATCCAGACAAAGCTTCTTAAACGCAAAGAAGACACCACCACAAATTGTCAGAAGCTGGCAGAAAAGTTCCA GTGTTCTTCAGAGAAGGCCAAGTCAGCAGCTCTGAGCTTCATGCCCATTCTCTCATGGCTGCCGTCGTATCCAGTCAGGAAGTACCTCTTTTCAGATGTGGTCTCAGGTCTCAGCACGGGAGTTGTGCAGCTTCCACAAG GACTAGCCTACGCTATGCTGGCTGCTGTGCCTCCAGTTTATGGTCTGTACTCCTCCTTCTACCCAGTCCTGCTGTACACCTTCTTTGGCACGTCCAGACACATATCAGTAG GAACCTTTGCTGTCATAAGTCTGATGATTGGGGGCGTCGCTGTGAGGGAGGCACCAGATAGCATGTATATGAATATCAATGCTACTGGATCCAACGCATCTGATGCCATCAACGTGGAGCTTCGTGATAAGAGCAGGGTCCAGGTGGCCGTGATGGTCACAACCCTGGCGGGACTCATCCAG ATTGTTTTAGGTCTTCTCAGGTTTGGCTTTGTAGCAATCTACCTCACCGAGCCCCTGGTGCGAGGCTTTACCACCGCAGCATCCATGCACGTCGTCATCTCCCAACTGAAGTACTTGCTGGGGGTGGAAACGCAGCGATATTCTGGGTTTCTCTCTGCTATTTAT AGTGTCAAAGCAGTACTCAGCAGAATCACCAGCACCAATATTGCCACTTTCCTTCTGGGGCTCGGGTGCATCATCTTCCTTTACGTGATCAAAGTTCTCAACGAGCGCTTCAAGAAGAAGCTGCCCATTCCCATTCCTGGAGAGATCATTGTGGTCATTGTGTCTACCAGCATCTCTTATGGTTTGTCGTTGTCAAAGGAATACAAGGTCCATGTGGTTGGAAACATACCAACAGG GCTTCGCCCTCCTGCTGCCCCAAACATCTCGTTGTTGCCCAATTTGGTCACAGATTCTTTTGCTATAGCAATTGTAGGATTCTCCATGGATGTCTCGCTGGCCAAGATCTTTGCCCTGAAACATGGCTACAGTGTGGATGGCAACCAG GAGCTCATTGCCCTCGGTCTGTGTAACTTCATCAGCTCTTTCTTCCAAACGTTTGCCGTCACCTGCTCCATGTCGAGGAGCCTGGTCCAGGAGAGCACAGGAGGGAAaacacag ATTGCAGGGCTCCTGGCGTCGCTGctggtgctggtggtggtggtggccaTCGGCTTTGTCTTCGAGCCACTCCCTCAG ACTGCGCTGGCTGCCATCATCATGGTCAACCTAATAGGGATGTTCAAGCAGTTCAGGGACATTCCCAGTCTGTGGAGGACCAGCAAGATTGAACTG GCCATCTGGGTGATTGCCTTCATCGCTTCTGTGCTGCTGGGATTGGACTACGGCCTCCTGGTGGCCGTCACATTCGCCATATTAACAGTGATATACAGGACACAGAG CCCTAAAAGTTCCATCCTGGGCCACGTCGCTAACACGGGGCTCTACTGTGACGTCGACGAGTATGAAGAG GCGGCTGAATATGAGGGGATTAAGATTTTCCACTCCAACTCTTCAATCTACTTTGCTAACAGTGACCTGTATGTGAACAGCCTCAAGGAGAAG ACGGGGCTAAACCCTGAACACTTACAAGCTGCTCGGAAagcccaaaaaaaacaaaaggagaagGCGAACAGCAATCAGTCGTCTCCGCTGAAAATCTGTGCCAAG TACAAGGATGAGGCAGTGACTCATGAAGTTTTGCCCCAGGGCCACGTGGCGGTGGCGGAGGATCAGAAGAACGGCCAGTTTGGCGACAGACATGGCGACTCAGCCTCGGAGGAGGCGGTCTTCCTTGAGCCTTTCAGCACAGTCCACTCCATTATCCTGGACTGGACGTCTGCAACTTTTATCGACTCAGTGGGAGCTAAAGCCATCAGACAG GTAATTAAAGAGTATGCCACCGTAGATGTCCGGGTGGTCATAGCTGGCTGCAACA GAAACCTGCTGGCTGAACTGGACACCTTGAAGTTCTTCACTAAGGACCTGACCACAGACATCCTGTTCCCCACCGTCCACGACGCCGTGCTCCACTGTCAGCACTCAAACTCTCACCCGTCTGTGGCTGCGGTCAGCGACATGACCTGA
- the LOC120434054 gene encoding uncharacterized protein LOC120434054 isoform X1, with protein sequence MFTPEQETHIVNMVIANNAIRLREIQQRIIDNDTIFQNIHSASISARSRVLARHRIRMKQIYRVPFERNTERVKQLRYDYVQRVMELEADAMGHELLFLDEAGFNLSKTRRRGRNIIGHRAIINVPEKCGGNITMCAAISQNGVVHHHATIGSYNTAHIIAFLDTMHDMLTVQRPEQTRYVIIWDNVSFHRAALVHNWFTDHPSFMALNLPPYSPFLNPIEEFFSAWRWKVYDCHPHQQVALLQAMEACGGIDQASCQAWIRHSRRYFPRRLGLEDIACDVDEILWPDPERRHDVG encoded by the exons ATGTTCACTCCAGAGCAAGAGACCCATATAGTGAACATGGTGATTGCCAATAATGCAATAAGACTGCGCGAAATACAGCAGCGCATAATTGATAATGACACCATCtttcaaaatatacacagtGCAAGCATTTCTGCACGGAGTCGTGTACTTGCGCGCCACAGAATAAGAATGAAGCAAATTTACAGAGTTCCTTTCGAGAGAAACACAGAACGTGTAAAGCAACTGCGATATGACTATGTGCAG AGAGTGATGGAACTAGAAGCAGATGCAATGGGACATGAGCTACTTTTTCTGGATGAGGCTggttttaacctcagtaaaaccagGAGACGTGGCAGGAACATTATTGGACACCGTGCCATCATCAATGTCCCAGAAAAATGTGGTGGTAACATAACCATGTGTGCAGCTATAAGCCAAAATggtgttgttcaccatcatgcaaCCATAGGCTCAtacaacactgcacacattattGCATTCCTGGACACCATGCATGACATGCTCACTGTTCAGAGACCAGAGCAGACCCGATATGTCATCATATGGGACAATGTTAGTTTCCATAGGGCTGCTTTGGTCCACAACTGGTTTACAGACCACCCATCCTTCATGGCACTCAACCTCCCTCCATACTCTCCATTCTTAAATCCCATCGAGGAGTTCTTCTCTGCCTGGCGCTGGAAAGTGTACGACTGTCATCCTCATCAACAGGTAGCCCTTTTACAGGCAATGGAGGCATGTGGAGGTATTGACCAGGCATCATGTCAGGCCTGGATACGGCATTCAAGGAGATATTTTCCCCGGCGCCTTGGACTGGAGGATATCGCATGCGATGTGGACGAAATTTTGTGGCCGGACCCAGAAAGACGACATGATGTAGgctga